In a single window of the Pandoraea pulmonicola genome:
- a CDS encoding class I SAM-dependent methyltransferase, which produces MTQDTIAMFDQQAATYDETWRSLAPLREALQLVLDAAFAALPAGASVLCVGAGTGAEILPLAQRHPGWRFTAVDPSGAMLDVLRAKAEAQGIASRCTFHHGYLASLPMSTPFDGATSILVSQFVTDPVARQGFFLDMARRLRPGGHLVSADLACDMTSASGSRLLELWFELMSVSPEARERARSIYGEQVAVVPPESVEALIAAGGFETPIRCFQSGLIHAWFTRATRGD; this is translated from the coding sequence ATGACTCAGGACACGATTGCGATGTTCGATCAGCAAGCCGCCACGTATGACGAGACGTGGCGCAGCCTTGCGCCGTTGCGCGAGGCGTTGCAGCTGGTGCTCGACGCGGCGTTCGCGGCGCTGCCGGCCGGCGCCAGCGTGCTATGCGTGGGCGCGGGCACTGGCGCGGAAATTCTCCCGCTCGCCCAGCGGCATCCCGGCTGGCGCTTCACGGCCGTGGACCCGTCGGGCGCCATGCTCGACGTACTCCGGGCCAAGGCCGAGGCGCAGGGTATTGCATCGCGCTGCACGTTTCACCACGGCTATCTTGCGTCGTTACCCATGTCGACGCCGTTCGATGGGGCGACGTCGATTCTCGTCTCGCAGTTCGTTACCGATCCCGTGGCACGTCAGGGCTTCTTCCTCGACATGGCTCGACGACTTCGCCCGGGCGGTCATCTGGTGAGCGCCGATCTCGCATGCGATATGACGTCGGCGTCGGGAAGTCGCTTGCTGGAGCTCTGGTTCGAACTGATGTCGGTCTCGCCCGAGGCGCGGGAGCGCGCGAGGAGCATCTATGGCGAGCAGGTCGCGGTGGTGCCGCCGGAATCGGTGGAAGCGCTCATCGCGGCGGGCGGTTTCGAGACCCCGATCCGCTGCTTCCAGAGCGGTCTGATCCACGCGTGGTTCACCCGCGCGACGCGCGGAGATTGA
- a CDS encoding inclusion body family protein produces MSQITDVLVSIDTKTIVDRYGKNQSLANPPLIDFKHVFMIVTQDNVVSGQAGGELDVAAAVGDVIRWRECSLSLGFEQSCIFYKFIGNQGNDLISPPSPREAEVTIPVPNPPDPTKPKKQMCSNYFWSCETLKTGRVTYHFQFMILDRKGQLCGCYQWDPFITIRNH; encoded by the coding sequence ATGTCGCAAATCACCGATGTACTGGTCAGCATCGATACGAAGACGATTGTCGACCGGTACGGCAAGAACCAGAGTCTGGCCAATCCGCCGCTCATCGACTTCAAGCATGTCTTCATGATCGTGACGCAGGACAATGTGGTCAGCGGCCAGGCGGGCGGCGAGCTTGACGTGGCCGCGGCCGTCGGCGACGTGATCCGGTGGCGGGAATGCTCGCTGTCGCTCGGCTTCGAGCAGTCGTGCATCTTCTACAAATTCATCGGCAACCAGGGCAACGACCTGATCTCGCCGCCCTCGCCCCGTGAAGCGGAAGTCACGATCCCGGTGCCGAATCCGCCCGATCCGACGAAACCGAAAAAGCAGATGTGCTCGAACTACTTCTGGTCGTGCGAGACGCTCAAGACCGGGCGCGTCACCTACCACTTCCAGTTCATGATCCTGGATCGCAAGGGGCAGTTGTGCGGCTGCTACCAGTGGGATCCGTTCATCACCATCCGCAACCACTGA
- a CDS encoding AidA/PixA family protein codes for MAHAHTCGAQPGSAPAVDILLALDTMTWLDRHPHGDPASTPVDVEPDACYGLASGSGPEAPLRAGKAAHVHVDARPGARLRLRWTPLALRGEHAVLLQLSLGDDATLADLQLHIDEHATRYAPQAGTPERPASRQAPDAFWQADVVAPGTVSVDAEATVTDRDAQVIARFRWPLRIEVVTPSI; via the coding sequence ATGGCTCACGCACACACTTGCGGCGCACAACCGGGGAGCGCCCCCGCTGTCGACATTCTGCTCGCGCTCGACACCATGACCTGGCTGGATCGCCACCCTCACGGCGACCCGGCGAGCACGCCTGTCGACGTCGAGCCGGACGCCTGCTACGGCCTCGCTTCCGGCAGCGGCCCCGAAGCTCCCCTGCGCGCCGGGAAGGCCGCGCATGTGCACGTCGACGCGCGACCGGGAGCGCGTCTACGACTGCGCTGGACACCGCTCGCGCTGCGCGGCGAGCACGCCGTCCTGCTTCAGCTTTCGCTGGGCGACGACGCCACGCTCGCCGATCTGCAATTGCACATCGACGAGCACGCCACGCGCTACGCGCCGCAAGCAGGCACGCCCGAGCGACCTGCATCGCGGCAAGCGCCGGACGCCTTCTGGCAAGCCGATGTCGTCGCTCCCGGCACCGTGTCCGTCGACGCCGAAGCGACCGTCACCGATCGCGACGCCCAGGTCATCGCCCGCTTCCGGTGGCCGCTGCGCATCGAGGTCGTCACCCCATCCATTTGA
- a CDS encoding bifunctional allantoicase/(S)-ureidoglycine aminohydrolase: MSKTTYYAPHGGHPGQTELLTDRAMFTEAYAVIPKGVMRDIVTSHLPFWDNTRLWVLARPLSGFAETFAQYIMEVGVGGGSDKPEQDEKAEGVLFVVEGEITVTIHGKANQLTPGGYAFIPPKTDWQLRNNSQGTARFHWIRKHYQAVEGLPYPEPFVKHEQDVEPIPMPGTEGRWVTTRFVDIQDMRHDMHVNIVTFQPGGVIPFAETHVMEHGLYVLEGKAVYRLNQDWVEVEAGDFMWLRAFCPQACYAGGPGPFRYLLYKDVNRHMNLTLGAQPK; the protein is encoded by the coding sequence ATGTCGAAGACTACGTATTACGCGCCGCATGGCGGGCATCCGGGCCAGACCGAGCTGCTCACCGACCGCGCCATGTTCACCGAGGCATACGCCGTCATTCCGAAGGGTGTGATGCGCGACATCGTGACCAGCCATCTGCCGTTCTGGGACAACACGCGCCTGTGGGTGCTCGCGCGACCGCTATCGGGCTTTGCCGAGACGTTCGCGCAGTACATCATGGAAGTGGGCGTCGGCGGCGGCAGCGACAAGCCGGAGCAGGACGAGAAGGCGGAAGGCGTGCTGTTCGTGGTCGAAGGCGAGATCACCGTGACGATCCATGGCAAGGCCAACCAGCTCACCCCGGGCGGCTACGCGTTCATTCCGCCCAAGACCGACTGGCAATTGCGCAACAACAGCCAGGGCACGGCGCGCTTCCACTGGATTCGCAAGCACTATCAAGCCGTGGAAGGCCTGCCGTATCCGGAGCCGTTCGTGAAGCACGAGCAGGACGTCGAGCCGATCCCGATGCCGGGCACCGAAGGCCGCTGGGTGACGACGCGTTTCGTCGACATCCAGGACATGCGCCACGACATGCACGTGAATATCGTGACGTTCCAGCCCGGTGGCGTGATTCCGTTCGCGGAAACACACGTGATGGAACACGGTCTGTACGTGCTCGAAGGCAAGGCGGTCTATCGTCTGAACCAAGACTGGGTGGAAGTCGAAGCCGGCGACTTCATGTGGCTGCGTGCCTTCTGCCCGCAAGCGTGCTACGCCGGCGGCCCCGGCCCGTTCCGTTACCTGCTGTACAAGGACGTCAACCGTCACATGAACCTGACGCTGGGTGCACAACCGAAGTAA
- a CDS encoding LysR substrate-binding domain-containing protein, with amino-acid sequence MAGSAKSNRPLFDLDLLRAIIMVADCGSFTTAAARLHSTQSTVSQKIRRLEDMVGHKLLDRGNREVHATDAGELLLGYARQMLALNDQMFEALSGAVVAVTVRLGVPEDFATGATTQVLARFNRQYPQVKLEVTSGLSRDLMSSYDRGELDLVLVKQRRNSRESVASRPEKLAWIDSAKHPAFERDPVPLVTFPTRGLYRDDMINALEAMGRNWRISFTSSSLSGIQGAVADGMGISLVPPRAVLPGHVVLGRAQGLPAIDTFELAIFHRPTADPMVGALAKVLVGMLGSKPRAAK; translated from the coding sequence ATGGCTGGCAGTGCAAAATCGAATCGTCCGCTGTTCGATCTGGACCTGTTGCGTGCGATCATCATGGTGGCCGACTGCGGCAGCTTCACCACGGCCGCGGCGCGCCTTCACTCCACGCAATCGACCGTGAGTCAGAAGATCCGGCGACTCGAGGACATGGTGGGGCACAAGCTGCTCGATCGGGGCAACCGGGAAGTCCACGCGACCGATGCAGGCGAGTTGTTGCTGGGGTATGCGCGACAGATGCTCGCGCTCAACGATCAGATGTTCGAGGCGCTGTCGGGCGCGGTCGTGGCGGTGACGGTGCGCCTGGGGGTGCCGGAGGACTTCGCGACGGGCGCGACCACGCAGGTGCTTGCCCGTTTCAATCGGCAGTATCCGCAAGTCAAGCTCGAAGTGACGAGCGGCCTGAGCCGCGACCTGATGAGCAGCTACGATCGCGGCGAGCTCGATCTGGTGCTCGTCAAGCAGCGCCGCAATAGCCGCGAATCGGTCGCTTCCCGTCCCGAGAAGCTGGCGTGGATCGATAGCGCGAAACATCCGGCGTTCGAACGCGATCCCGTACCGCTCGTGACGTTCCCGACGCGCGGACTCTATCGCGACGACATGATCAACGCGCTCGAAGCGATGGGGCGTAACTGGCGCATCAGCTTCACCAGTTCGAGCCTGAGCGGTATTCAGGGTGCGGTCGCCGACGGGATGGGGATCAGTCTGGTGCCGCCACGCGCCGTGCTGCCCGGGCACGTGGTGCTGGGCCGGGCGCAGGGGCTGCCGGCCATCGACACGTTCGAGCTGGCGATCTTTCATCGCCCGACGGCCGATCCGATGGTCGGCGCGCTCGCCAAGGTGCTCGTGGGGATGCTGGGATCGAAGCCGCGCGCGGCAAAATGA
- a CDS encoding AAA family ATPase, which translates to MDFEIPESLIHPLLQLIGSDSPLGKQLTAYGVCRGNMTVSSEWFDAKSLNTLYVLCKTQNERALMFQMLALDNVYNAPQARVIPSLDKLVPGLVAYLARDAIDGWLYQRHRDGALLPWLVRRLRYVEPEQGSPYVVMDMLANTMQSANSNLTEHRLRRSGMTTSLVFTRDDIANRTIPELLAEFGFYKECAEFKREYEQHAQRFLRVQRAFGAQFVIRRAVFSVDPKGATELIRVVDGAAAKCVNDEERLERNFEMACDADFWRNAQIDQAFETIPLHCYVHVFHLDWHRNLWVHVQNMTEYEYQPGLRDKLVLPAHHHDLIDILTSNMDVMMPDFVPGKSGGATILCQGAPGLGKTLTAEIYSEVVGKPLYRVHSGQLGTTAASVGATLMSILRRAMRWNAILLLDEADVYIRRRDNDLEHNAIVAEFLRSLEYFHGLLFMTTNRIGDVDDAILSRCIATIHYETPSPADARRLWRMQAEQVGAYLDDALIETLADRYPNASGRDIKELMKLASRYCKVKDMPYTEDVFRLCGLFRGYDA; encoded by the coding sequence ATGGATTTCGAGATTCCCGAGTCGCTGATTCATCCGCTGCTGCAGTTGATCGGCAGCGATTCGCCGCTGGGCAAACAATTGACGGCCTATGGCGTGTGCCGGGGCAACATGACGGTGTCGAGCGAGTGGTTCGACGCCAAGTCGCTCAACACGCTGTACGTGTTGTGCAAGACGCAGAACGAGCGCGCGTTGATGTTCCAGATGCTCGCGCTCGATAACGTCTACAACGCACCGCAGGCGCGCGTGATTCCGAGTCTCGACAAGCTGGTGCCCGGCCTCGTGGCCTACCTGGCGCGCGATGCCATCGACGGGTGGCTGTATCAGCGTCATCGGGACGGCGCGTTGCTGCCGTGGCTGGTGCGTCGCCTGCGTTACGTCGAACCGGAGCAGGGCTCGCCGTATGTCGTGATGGACATGCTCGCGAACACCATGCAGTCGGCCAATTCGAATCTGACGGAGCACCGCCTGCGCCGTTCGGGCATGACCACGTCGCTCGTCTTCACGCGCGACGACATTGCCAACCGCACGATTCCGGAGCTGCTCGCCGAATTCGGTTTCTACAAGGAATGCGCGGAGTTCAAGCGCGAGTATGAGCAGCATGCACAGCGGTTTCTGCGCGTGCAGCGCGCGTTCGGTGCGCAGTTCGTGATCCGCCGCGCGGTGTTCTCGGTGGACCCGAAGGGCGCGACCGAGCTCATTCGCGTGGTGGACGGGGCGGCGGCCAAATGCGTGAACGACGAGGAGCGCCTGGAGCGCAACTTCGAGATGGCGTGCGACGCGGACTTCTGGCGCAACGCGCAAATCGACCAGGCGTTCGAGACGATCCCGCTGCATTGCTACGTTCACGTGTTCCATCTGGACTGGCACCGCAACCTCTGGGTGCATGTGCAGAACATGACCGAGTACGAGTACCAGCCGGGGTTGCGGGACAAACTGGTGCTCCCGGCGCACCATCACGATCTGATCGACATTCTGACGTCGAACATGGACGTGATGATGCCGGACTTCGTGCCGGGTAAATCGGGGGGCGCGACGATTCTGTGTCAGGGCGCGCCGGGGCTCGGCAAGACGCTGACCGCGGAAATCTATTCGGAAGTCGTGGGCAAGCCGCTGTACCGCGTGCATTCGGGGCAATTGGGCACGACGGCGGCGTCGGTCGGCGCCACGCTCATGAGCATCCTGCGTCGCGCCATGCGCTGGAATGCGATCCTGTTGCTCGACGAAGCGGACGTGTACATCCGGCGCCGCGACAACGATCTCGAGCACAACGCCATCGTGGCGGAATTCCTGCGCTCGCTGGAGTATTTCCACGGCTTGCTGTTCATGACGACCAATCGCATCGGCGACGTGGACGATGCGATTCTCTCGCGCTGCATTGCGACGATTCATTACGAGACGCCGTCGCCGGCCGACGCGCGACGATTGTGGCGCATGCAGGCCGAGCAGGTCGGCGCGTATCTCGACGATGCGCTGATCGAAACGCTCGCGGATCGCTATCCGAACGCGAGCGGGCGCGACATCAAGGAGTTGATGAAGCTGGCGAGCCGCTACTGCAAGGTGAAGGACATGCCGTACACGGAAGACGTGTTCCGTCTGTGCGGATTGTTCCGTGGTTACGACGCGTAG
- a CDS encoding esterase — protein sequence METSADATSAADAAASPISSIFPVSPLPPGRHSLGLSEARDAVLYVPTDLPEDRPVPLFVMFHGAGGFPEKVLPFIEPHAERHKFLVLAPHSTFPTWDIVIGGNGPDLERLQLALAKVAAQYRIDPRRVAFAGFSDGASYALSIGVTNGDIASHVIAFSGGFMSIFVQEGTPRIFIAHGLIDEQLPIATSGRQNANKLKAAGYEVEYVEFDGLHIIEPGVVARAIDFFLA from the coding sequence ATGGAGACTTCCGCCGACGCCACATCTGCCGCTGACGCGGCTGCTTCCCCGATCTCCTCGATCTTCCCGGTTTCCCCGTTGCCCCCCGGCCGACACTCGCTGGGCCTCAGCGAAGCGCGCGACGCGGTGCTTTACGTCCCGACCGATTTACCCGAGGACAGGCCGGTCCCGCTATTCGTGATGTTCCACGGCGCGGGGGGATTCCCGGAGAAGGTGCTGCCGTTCATCGAACCGCACGCCGAGCGCCACAAATTCCTGGTGCTCGCGCCGCACTCCACCTTCCCGACCTGGGACATCGTGATCGGTGGCAACGGGCCCGACCTCGAGCGTCTGCAACTTGCGCTCGCCAAGGTAGCGGCGCAATACCGGATCGATCCGCGGCGCGTGGCGTTTGCCGGTTTCTCCGACGGCGCCAGCTATGCGTTGTCCATCGGCGTGACCAATGGCGACATCGCGAGCCATGTCATCGCCTTCTCGGGCGGCTTCATGTCGATCTTCGTGCAGGAGGGCACGCCCCGCATCTTCATCGCACACGGCCTGATCGACGAGCAGTTGCCCATCGCCACGAGCGGGCGCCAGAACGCGAACAAGCTCAAGGCGGCAGGCTACGAAGTCGAATACGTCGAGTTCGACGGCCTGCACATCATCGAGCCGGGCGTCGTCGCCCGCGCCATCGACTTTTTCCTCGCCTGA
- a CDS encoding LysR family transcriptional regulator encodes MAANLSWDLYRTFLAALTEGSLSGAARALGITQPTAGRHIATLEAALGQTLFTRSQTGLLPTDAAQALRTHAQAMQHTALAFERAAASQGDGINGVVRVSASEVVGVEVLPPILTALRRTHPQLTIELVPTNRIQDLLHREVDIAVRMAVPQQEALIARRVGSIDVGLHARDDYLARYGMPSTLADLAHHTLIGFDRMTPFLRDATRGSTVWTRDAFAFRADSDLAQLAMIRAGYGIGGCQVPLARRDARLTRVLPAAFRFKLATWVTMHEDLRANPRCKITFDALVAGLTAYMAE; translated from the coding sequence ATGGCTGCGAATCTGAGCTGGGATCTTTACCGGACGTTTCTCGCCGCGCTGACGGAAGGCTCCCTCTCGGGAGCGGCGCGTGCGCTGGGCATCACGCAGCCGACGGCGGGCCGGCACATTGCGACACTCGAGGCGGCGCTGGGGCAGACGCTGTTTACGCGTTCGCAAACGGGCTTGCTGCCGACGGATGCGGCCCAGGCCCTGCGTACGCATGCACAGGCGATGCAGCATACGGCGTTGGCGTTCGAGCGCGCGGCGGCGAGCCAAGGCGACGGGATCAATGGTGTGGTGCGCGTTTCCGCGAGCGAAGTCGTGGGCGTGGAGGTGCTGCCGCCGATCCTGACGGCATTGCGTCGCACCCATCCGCAACTGACGATCGAACTGGTGCCGACCAATCGGATTCAGGACTTGTTGCATCGGGAAGTGGATATCGCCGTGCGCATGGCGGTACCACAGCAGGAGGCGCTCATCGCACGGCGCGTGGGCAGCATCGACGTCGGCCTGCATGCGCGCGACGACTATCTGGCGCGCTACGGCATGCCGTCGACGTTGGCGGATCTCGCGCATCACACCTTGATCGGTTTTGACCGGATGACGCCGTTCCTGCGCGACGCCACGCGCGGATCGACGGTCTGGACACGCGACGCATTCGCGTTTCGCGCCGACAGCGATCTCGCCCAACTGGCGATGATCCGGGCAGGGTATGGCATCGGCGGCTGTCAGGTGCCGCTTGCGCGTCGCGATGCGCGACTCACGCGCGTGCTGCCCGCGGCGTTCCGCTTCAAGCTCGCCACGTGGGTGACGATGCATGAGGACTTGCGCGCCAATCCCCGCTGCAAAATCACATTCGACGCGCTCGTGGCCGGATTGACCGCGTACATGGCCGAATAA
- a CDS encoding NAD-dependent epimerase/dehydratase family protein has translation MAHESPLPCAPASATPRALVLGATGGIGGEVARQLVDAGWQVIALRRGGAPRADASDSGLQWIDGDAMRTDDVLDAARGCSVIVHAVNPPGYRNWHTQVLPMLDNTIAAATLHGATIVLPGTLYNYGPETFPEVHEDTPQRPRTRKGAIRATMESRLHDASRNGVQTIIVRAGDFFGPQTRNSWFAQGLLKPGRTTRLVHVPNAPGVGHQWSYLPDVAKTMVMLVERRHTLPAFNNFHMAGHWDADGTQLAAAIARVMSRHGVTVRTQRFGWWMVWAGAPFVTTLRELLEMRYLWQQPVRLNNARLVDVLGHEPHTPLDDAVQATLEGLGCLPGKPGGKALAYR, from the coding sequence ATGGCACACGAATCTCCCCTTCCCTGCGCCCCGGCATCGGCGACACCCCGTGCGTTGGTACTCGGCGCCACGGGCGGCATCGGCGGCGAAGTCGCCCGACAACTCGTCGACGCCGGCTGGCAAGTCATCGCGCTGCGTCGCGGCGGCGCACCTCGCGCCGACGCGTCGGACAGCGGCCTGCAGTGGATCGACGGCGACGCCATGCGCACGGACGACGTGCTCGACGCCGCGCGCGGCTGCAGCGTCATCGTGCACGCCGTCAATCCGCCCGGATATCGCAACTGGCACACGCAAGTGCTGCCAATGCTCGACAACACCATCGCAGCCGCGACATTGCACGGCGCGACGATCGTCTTGCCCGGCACCCTCTACAACTACGGGCCGGAAACGTTCCCGGAAGTCCACGAGGACACACCGCAGCGACCTCGCACCCGCAAGGGAGCGATTCGCGCGACGATGGAAAGCCGTCTCCACGATGCGAGCCGCAATGGCGTGCAGACGATCATCGTGCGCGCCGGCGATTTCTTCGGACCGCAGACGCGCAACAGCTGGTTTGCCCAGGGATTGTTGAAGCCCGGTCGAACGACGCGCCTGGTTCACGTGCCCAACGCGCCGGGCGTCGGCCATCAGTGGTCGTATCTTCCCGATGTGGCGAAGACGATGGTCATGCTCGTCGAACGACGCCACACGCTGCCCGCCTTCAACAACTTTCACATGGCGGGCCACTGGGACGCAGACGGTACGCAACTCGCAGCAGCCATTGCGCGCGTGATGTCGCGCCACGGCGTAACGGTTCGCACGCAGCGCTTCGGATGGTGGATGGTATGGGCCGGCGCGCCGTTCGTGACGACGCTGCGCGAACTGCTGGAGATGCGCTACCTGTGGCAACAGCCCGTGCGGCTGAACAACGCGCGGCTCGTCGACGTACTCGGCCACGAACCGCACACGCCGCTCGACGACGCCGTGCAAGCCACGCTGGAAGGCCTCGGCTGCCTGCCCGGCAAACCGGGCGGGAAGGCTCTCGCATACCGCTGA
- a CDS encoding IclR family transcriptional regulator — MKRSKDNPNDGTRGAGLAAAHHDSATTVTGSDELNTSSTSVISLRILELLAERNAECGVTHLAEALGVPKARVHRHLTALRHEGYVVQNPRTSRYRIGWRLFLLGQKLVKQFDVVGLARPVMEELRDAVGQTIVISSFTETDVVVLDVMRGRSPLEILLHPGTQFKLHSVAQGKIALAFGAPERREAVLAGPLDACTPHTITDAMRLSHELALVRERGWADAPEEVFLGVNALAAPIVQDDGSLFGTLAIVGSIHYLPAHPNPQTVAALTDAARRISRLLGGARAE, encoded by the coding sequence GTGAAACGATCGAAGGACAACCCGAACGACGGCACCCGCGGCGCGGGCCTCGCGGCTGCACATCACGACTCGGCGACCACCGTCACGGGCAGCGACGAACTCAACACGTCGTCGACTTCGGTCATTTCACTGCGCATTCTGGAGTTGCTGGCCGAGCGCAACGCCGAATGCGGCGTCACGCATCTGGCGGAAGCGCTCGGCGTGCCCAAGGCGCGCGTGCACCGGCACCTCACGGCGCTTCGGCACGAAGGCTATGTCGTGCAGAATCCGCGCACGAGCCGGTATCGCATCGGCTGGCGGCTTTTCCTGCTCGGGCAGAAGCTCGTCAAGCAGTTCGACGTGGTCGGGCTGGCGCGCCCTGTGATGGAAGAGCTGCGCGATGCCGTAGGGCAGACCATCGTCATCAGTTCGTTTACCGAAACCGATGTCGTCGTGCTGGACGTCATGCGTGGGCGCAGTCCGCTCGAAATCCTGCTGCACCCCGGCACTCAGTTCAAGCTGCACAGCGTGGCGCAGGGCAAGATCGCGCTCGCGTTCGGCGCGCCGGAACGGCGCGAGGCGGTGCTTGCCGGCCCACTCGATGCCTGCACGCCGCATACCATCACCGACGCGATGCGTCTGTCGCATGAACTTGCACTCGTGCGCGAGCGCGGTTGGGCCGACGCGCCCGAGGAAGTGTTTCTCGGCGTGAACGCGCTTGCCGCGCCCATCGTCCAGGACGACGGCTCGCTCTTCGGCACACTCGCCATCGTCGGCTCGATCCACTATCTGCCCGCGCATCCGAATCCGCAGACGGTCGCGGCGCTCACCGACGCGGCACGTCGCATCTCGCGGTTGCTCGGCGGCGCTCGCGCGGAGTGA